The following DNA comes from Sphingopyxis sp. BSN-002.
GTTCCATCGCGGCCTCTTCGGCGGCGCCGCGCACCGCCTCGCGGCGGCGTTCCTTTTCAAGCCGCACCGCTTCCTCGACGAGGTCGCGGGCGATCTGTTCGACGTCGCGGCCGACATAGCCGACTTCGGTGAACTTCGTCGCCTCGACCTTGATGAAGGGGGCGTCGGCGAGCTTGGCGAGGCGGCGCGAAATCTCGGTCTTGCCGCAGCCGGTGGGGCCGATCATCAGGATATTCTTGGGGCTGACCTCATCGCGCAGGTCGGGCGCGAGCTGCTGGCGGCGCCAGCGGTTGCGGAGCGCGACGGCGACCGCCCGCTTCGCGGCATTCTGGCCGATGATATGCGTGTCGAGGGCGGCGACGATCGCCTTCGGGGTGAGGTCTTTGTTCATGTGGTGGAGAGTTCCGGCAGAGAGACTGTCATTGGCCGACTAGATGGGAGCGCCGCAGGGCAAGTCAAGCCGGGCAACGGAAACCCGCATAGACGGTGCGGTTGGACTCGATGATCTGCGCGATGCGGTCCGGGTCGGGTTCGGCCACCCACTGGTTGCGTTCGGCGGTGCCCCCGATGACGATGCCGTCGGGGCGCGGGAACATATAGCCGGCGTTGCCGGTGAAGGCGTAATTCACCTCGGGCTGCGGCAGCAGGATGGCGAGCTGGCCGCGGATCGGGACCATCGTGTTGTCGCCGAACAGCTCGCGCGCGCCGAGGCCGGTGCAATTGAACACCAGCGTTTCGGGGAGCGTCCCGATCTCGGCAGGGGCGGCGAAGCTGCGCACCGTGATTTTTCCGCCCGCCGCCTCGATGTCGCGCATCATCTGGCGGAGGTAGCGTCCGGTCTCGACATACAGCGTGTCGTAGCGCCAGAGCCTGTCGACCGGAAAGGGATGCTCGTCGGGGCGAAGCGCGCGCGCCGCGGGCGGGAAGGTGCCGATGACGGGTTCGTCCGGCGTCCCCTCGGCATAGGTGGTGAGCCAGCGGACGCCATAATCCTCGCCGACCATGATCTGGAAGCGCCGCCAGCTATAATCGAGCGCCGCCGCATATTGCCGGTGCCATTCGGGGGTTACTGCATCCTTGTCGAACAGGCGGAAAGGGTGGAATTGGCCGCCCGCGATATTCGACGTGGTGCCCGGCGGCAGGGCCTTGGCATAGACGGTGACGGGAAAGCCGGCTTCCTGGACGAGCCGCGCGGTCGAAAGGCCGACGATGCCGGCGCCGATTACCGCGACGGGGCCGCTATGGCCCGCGATGCCGACGTCGACCGCCAGCTTCGAGGTGCCCCAGCTCATCGTGACGCCCGATCCGCCGTGGCCGTAATTATGGACGAGGCGCCTGGTGCCGAGCGCTTCGGCGCGGACGACGAAGCCGCCGGGACGGAAGGGGCGGAGACCTGCGATCGTGCGGATGACGCGGTCGGGCGAAACCTTCACCGGCGCGAGGCAGCCGGCGGGCGTGCGCACCGCCGTGGTGACGCAGCCGGGCAGGGCCAGCGCCGCCGAAGCGGCAACGAAATGGCGGCGGGGAAGTGTTTGAATCACCCCGCAACCATAATGGTCTAGCCCTTGATGTCGATGGTCTCCGACGTGAACTGGTCGTTCGTATAGACGCAGATGTCGGCCGCGACCTCCATCGCCTTGCGCGCCAGCACCTCGGGATCCTTTTCATAGTCGGCGAGCGCGCGCGCGGCCGAAAGGGCGAAGTTGCCGCCCGAGCCGATCGCGGCGATGCCGCCCTTGGGTTCGAGCACATCCCCGTTGCCGGTGATCACGAGTGTCACCTCCTTGTCGGCAACGATCATCATCGCCTCCAGATTGCGGAGATATTTGTCCGTCCGCCAGTCCTTGGCGAGCTCCACTGCGGCGCGCAGCAGCTGGCCGTTGTGGCGCTCCAGCTTGGCTTCGAGGCGTTCGAAGAGGGTGAAGGCGTCGGCGGTCGCGCCGGCGAACCCGCCGATGACGCTGCCGTCGTGGAGGCGGCGGACTTTCTTGGCGTTGGGCTTCATTACTGTCTGGCCCATCGAGACCTGGCCGTCGCCGATCACGACGACCTTGTCGACACTGCGGGCGGAAAGGATGGTGGTTCCGTGCCAGGGCGCGGCACTATGCGCATGAGGGTCGGTCATGGCGCGGATATGGGAGATGCGTGGCGGGGCCGCAAGGGGCGGGCTTTGGTCCATCAGGCCGGGCACCGCGCAACTATGGCACTTTACCATGCCGGCACTTAATCCTGCCGTTTTGGCACCGTTAAATTACGCAAAATGAGAATTTTATTCATATTCGACAGGCATGCAGGTTACGGCGACGGGGTTAATGCGTTGAAGAAGTGTTAACCAAGAGCGGCAACAGTATTGAGTAATAAGCGAAATTTATATATGAACCACTGGCAGTATTCGCGTGTTTTGAAGTATATGCGATGACTTATTCACGCACCCCGGGCGCTATTCCGAGCGAGGATGGCATGAAGAAACCACTTGCATCCAGTGCAGTATCAGAGCCGGTTGCGGGTTCCGACGGCGATCGCCGCGGCGCGGATCGCTATCGGACCGTATGGCGCATCGCAAAGGTGAAGCGCGACGGCGACGTCGGCTTGTGGCGGGTGCGCAACATGTCGGATCGCGGGATGATGCTGGCGGCCGACGTGCCGATCGCGATCGGCGAGGCGTTGGAGATCGCGCTTTCGGATGCCGTTTCGGTCAGCGGAAAGGTCGTCTGGACCGAGGGTGGTCGCTGCGGCGTCGCTTTCGATCGGGAAGTCGACGTTGCGGGTGTTCTGAAGCAGCTGGCCGCAGAACAACGCGCGAGCGGCTATCGCCAGCCGCGATTGCCCGTGCATACCGAGGCGCAGGTCGTGACCGAAGAGGGTACGAGCAAGATCGAGCTCGTCGACCTGTCGCAAAGCGGCGCCGGCTACGTCCATGCCGAGCATCTCGAAGTCGGCAAGGAGGTCGACCTGATCCTTGCA
Coding sequences within:
- the hslV gene encoding ATP-dependent protease subunit HslV → MTDPHAHSAAPWHGTTILSARSVDKVVVIGDGQVSMGQTVMKPNAKKVRRLHDGSVIGGFAGATADAFTLFERLEAKLERHNGQLLRAAVELAKDWRTDKYLRNLEAMMIVADKEVTLVITGNGDVLEPKGGIAAIGSGGNFALSAARALADYEKDPEVLARKAMEVAADICVYTNDQFTSETIDIKG
- a CDS encoding PilZ domain-containing protein, which codes for MKKPLASSAVSEPVAGSDGDRRGADRYRTVWRIAKVKRDGDVGLWRVRNMSDRGMMLAADVPIAIGEALEIALSDAVSVSGKVVWTEGGRCGVAFDREVDVAGVLKQLAAEQRASGYRQPRLPVHTEAQVVTEEGTSKIELVDLSQSGAGYVHAEHLEVGKEVDLILASGIRRKAIVRWSKAGRGGLWLTQPLDRADLESIRRFQN
- a CDS encoding FAD-dependent oxidoreductase gives rise to the protein MIQTLPRRHFVAASAALALPGCVTTAVRTPAGCLAPVKVSPDRVIRTIAGLRPFRPGGFVVRAEALGTRRLVHNYGHGGSGVTMSWGTSKLAVDVGIAGHSGPVAVIGAGIVGLSTARLVQEAGFPVTVYAKALPPGTTSNIAGGQFHPFRLFDKDAVTPEWHRQYAAALDYSWRRFQIMVGEDYGVRWLTTYAEGTPDEPVIGTFPPAARALRPDEHPFPVDRLWRYDTLYVETGRYLRQMMRDIEAAGGKITVRSFAAPAEIGTLPETLVFNCTGLGARELFGDNTMVPIRGQLAILLPQPEVNYAFTGNAGYMFPRPDGIVIGGTAERNQWVAEPDPDRIAQIIESNRTVYAGFRCPA